In the genome of Chiroxiphia lanceolata isolate bChiLan1 chromosome 5, bChiLan1.pri, whole genome shotgun sequence, the window CAGCTGCTGTGCAAGCTCCTGTGCAACAGAAGGATCGTGTCATCTGGATAATATGACCTctgaagaaaggctgaaagaaacTGCAGCTATTTAAGCTTAACAAGCCAAGATGAGAGACAGAGATATTTGATTTCAAGTATAGGGAGAATATTCCACAAGGAGGATTCCGTGTTCAAGATGGGTGAAACATATAAACAACAAATTAAACTTCAccgggaaaaaaaaatctagttcaTACAGTAGGAAAAAATTCCTGTCAGGGGGATGAAGTActagaatagaatattttacCTGTTCTGAAAGACTtctaagaagaaaacagaagttaaagTGACACAGTATAGCTGATCCCATTAAGGGGCAGATGGCTGGATGAACTCAATGTGTTCTGGCCTCTCACAGCCTGTTTTCCTCtgataagaaaacattttcctcttaTAAATAACATGTAGAGAAACTGCCTTTGTTGAAAGTGAAATGTTTTGGAGGAATGTGCTGCCTTGGGTGGAGGTCTGTTGGGATTTTGACTTACCTGATTTTGAACTGACTTTTTCAGTTGTTGTTCTGAAACAACAACTTCGatatggaaaatgaaaatcctgaaaatgaaaatcccTTCCCTACCAAgatccaggtttttttctctaccGCAATTCAGACTGACAGAAAGCTCTAAAGGAATTGTCAAGACTTTgcaagttggaaaaaaaaacagggtgCTTATTTAAGTGGCCCAACCTTACATGCTGAAATTTGAGATTTTGGGTCTTGTTAATTTGCTGCttccttaaattatttttttttttaattatcacaAAACCTCCTTACCTAATGTAATCATTTCATACAGTAGAATTCCAAAAGACCATctgcaagggaagaaaacaaagcaatgtGGAGCGACTGGATACGCCTTTGGGAcatgaaaattataaataaagGAGTGAAAGAGACAGGTCTGACAGACTTCTAGTCCAAAAATTAAACCCTACACGTCTGCCTTGATGCTGGGGGGCTTCCTCAGGAGCCTCTCTGGGGCCTGCCACTTGACTGGCACACCCCGTGTGACCGAGGTGGCACCACGAGAGTGGGTTTCATAGGCCAGACCCAAACCACAGAGCTTGGCAGAGAAGTTGGGATGGAGGAGGATGTTCCTGGCAGCAATATCACCATGGAACAGCTGCTTCTCTTCAAGGTAAGCCTGGGaagttggaaaagaaagaaaaccatgagcattttaaattatatcaaTTTAGTTGATATAAATTTTCACTCAGTTCAAGCTTGTCTTCCACACTGTGGAGTAGAGGGATATACTCACCAACCTCAAGCAAGCACAGTGGGCTCTGTTTTAACAAAGCACACATTCTCAGTGCTTAGGCCAAGAAGACTTAGGCCACTGTGAAGATTTGTGTTGCAATcaagcaagaaggaaaaaaaaatgcagtaaatgGGAGCAGACTTACCAGGGCTGCTGCAACCTGCTGTCCAACTTCATAAACTTGCCTCTCAGTGAAGTCATAGGGGATCCCATCCATTGCCATTACATCCTAGAGACAAATTTGTTTGGTTCCAACAAGTGACATAGCAGTAGGACAGTGGGGAATGCTTCCTTCTAACCTCATAAAACGAGTACTATCTAATCTTGTGCTCCCCCATGTAATTTCACAGTTGGTCATAAATTGACTGAAAtgcagaatcccagaatgtgctgagttggaagggatctctcaggatcaccaagtccaatcctggccctgcacaggacaccccaacaatgcctgagagcattgtccaaacatcTCTTGAACTTAgacagccttggtgctgtgctcactgccctggggagcctgttcagtgcccaaccaccctctgtgtgaaaaacttttcctgatatccaatctaaacctcccctgatatctgggttgtttttttcagcacagtTAACATTTCCTATGGACGCATATTTTCATACTATCAGATCTCAtactttcagattttcattCCTCATCAGCAATGGGCAGATATGGAGCCATCATTTACATATGTGAAACTAAGATTGCTTTTCCACCTATGCATCATTTCATTTTTAGCCATGCTgaatttcatttgttctttttattggCCAGTCTCTCAGACTTGGAATATCCTTCTGCAATTCCTCTGGGTCAGCCCTTGCCTTTACTGGCTGGAATCATCAGCAACCATCATGACCTCACTGTCATCCCATTTTCTAGGTTATTAATACATGCAACAATCAGCACCAGCTCCTAGACAGTTGAGCTCCCTCCAGTGAAAGTACCAACCTTTCATTCTTATATtctatttcttcccttttaatCAACTGGTTATCATTTAATGACCTTCTCCCTGGTGTTGTAACTGCTCTGTTTCCTTAAAAGCATTTGGAGTGGGACATTATTTCAAACTTTGCAGATTCAGGCACCTGTATCAATTCTCACTCTAATTCCAGTGCCTGCTCTACCTTCCAAGGAGGTCCAATGGTCTGCAAAGCTGGACTTGGCTTTACAGAACTGTGTCAGCTTCTCCAAACTACAGAATATCAATGGAGAAACCCCCAAATTCTATTCTAGTTTAGACCTGTGTGGAACTTCTCTGGGAGATGGAAATAGTTTGAACTGATAGAGAGGGATGCATGGAGAGATGAAAAGAATCATCTCTGACTGATGGACTATGGCTTATGGGTAAATATGCACCTAAGGAATTTAAGAAGCTGTTCTGTCATCACTTCTTTCGACTCACCTTCCGACACGTCCACAGAAACGTCAGCAGGTCACCAAGAGACATGTCTTCCATGATCATATAAAGTGGGAGTTTGTCTACACAACATCCAACCAGCTCAACCAGGTTCTCATGACGGCCAAGATCTTGATGGAATTTAATCCTTCCCAGGAAATCCTTTACTTCCTGGGGACTGCCCAGGcctgaaagaacaaaaacaaacaaacagaacaaatgaaaagtacaacaaacaaaccaaacccacacacaaaaaccaaacaacaacaaaaccaaacagcagcagcaaagaacaGGGTGAGTAGCTTAAAATCAAGACGGTTGGGAATCTTTAATCCTACCAAGACATTCCCACAAAAACACCATTCTGACTGGCTGACATGATACTGAACACAGCTTGTTCTTGCCCAGTAGTGATGGCAAAGTTCTGCCCAGCATCAGAGATCTGTCCCACGGGGGATCCTGACCACGTGCCTCACCTTGTAAGGCTTTCAGCACCACAGTCCTAGTCTTCCCAGAGCTCCCGGtttccagctgtgctctgtAGATGCTCCCACGGCCACCCTGTTTTATCAGCTGGAAGGTGCCTGGCAGGAGTTTCTCTCGTGGTATCTGCAGTTCCTTCAGAGTCAGGGATGCAGATTTTAGCAGGCTCTCCACGGATGTCTCACTCAGCTGCATGCAGCCATTCTCTGTTGAGCAGGATTCCTGCtggttctttttcttcactgacaAAAGCAAATACAGATGATGCACAAAAACAGGAAGACGAACTCTTGCAAAAGGGTGGCAATGCTCACCCTTCTATCCTCTTTAATTTTTGCTCCATAGAATTTTGGAAATCAGGACAAAGTAAGGAGCTGTTATTGTACCTTACTTACCCTGGCCcctgaaaaggagaaggaatttATCTCCCACTCTATTTGATGAAAGGCAGAATTAGTCTGGAAATTTCTTCTATATTTAACTACATAAACTTTCTAGATCAGACACATTTGTACTTCATTCCTCTGTGCTCAAGCAATGacccttttcttttattaccAGCTCTTAGCTGCTCTGAAAGGGACATGCACGGGGTGTTCCCACAAAGGCCTTATCTTTATTCTCAATTATTTCCCTTAATATGGGTTTAAGAGGCCCCTACATACCCCAAAGCCCTACATACAGTTCAAAACTGTATATTCATTTCCACACAGCAACACTTTGCACCAAGAAAGCTTTCTTTACCCCCTCACCAGTTCATGTTGTCTCCATAGGAAGTGGGAGAAAGCAGCTTGAAATTACATTTCTTAAATGACAGCACAAAAAATGGATTAACTAGGTGTGATCTACATCAAAATTACTGCCATTGGTAATTAATTATGTAAACCCCTCCTTGCAGTAGCCTCTAGAAGGCTGTTAATGAGTACACCTCACAGCTCTCACGTGTATGTTAAACAGCCTATATGACATGGTGCTTTAGATTTTCTCAGATCCATCCATACTGCTGCTATCCACACCCTGGTTCAACCAACCTCTGGTTGAAAGCCCTGGTTTTTACCTTGGGTTCCAGATGGTGGAGGGGGTTGCTCCTGCTTTGCTCTCAAGCCTCGACAGTGGAGCCAAAGGATCACAGTGAGCACGATGACAAAAGACCCCACAAGGAGAACCGGGACAACGATCACTTCAGGCTGATATTCACGCACAACtgccagcagggaaagcaaatgGAAAGCCAAGCAATAAGTGGTAACAATCCATCTCAGTAACTGAATTTCAACCCCAAGAGCAACGTGTTGCAACCTGTGCTCCTTGGAAGAGCACCTGGACACTGTTAGTGCTGCCACCCTCTTGTTCAAAACTGCCTGGAATCCCTTATTCAGATGCCTGAATGGAATTGTAGCCATTTGTAAGCACTATCCACCACTGAAACAGAGCCAGCACTGGCAGAGGGATAGCAGGGAGTGGGAAGGGCTGGACATTGCTAAGCCATCACAAATACACATGcaactccagctccagctccttccatTAAAATTACACGGagcattttaaaggaaacaagGTGTGGGCACCTGCTTTGGGGTTTGACTGGAAGACATTGCAGTTAACAAGGCTTGTGAAGGGAACTATCTTAGGTCCCCAGATTTTGAGATGGTGCTATTTTTGCACAGGCCAAGACCATATTTCAGTTCCCAAAGATGCCAGAAAGTCATGAAATCAAAATCTCCCAACACTGGACCtttgggaagctgcagggaaCCTTTAATGACTATTGCACGTCTAATTCAAAGTAGAAATTCTCTAAAATAGCTAAAATTATGTGAGGTGAATCCTGCCACAAAGGCTGCATCCCCATAAAAGTTTCTCCCCTGAGACACACTGAAAGCTCAATCCCAGCC includes:
- the STYK1 gene encoding tyrosine-protein kinase STYK1, whose translation is MPGDVKRFTRMLLECSSNDKLCVVREYQPEVIVVPVLLVGSFVIVLTVILWLHCRGLRAKQEQPPPPSGTQVKKKNQQESCSTENGCMQLSETSVESLLKSASLTLKELQIPREKLLPGTFQLIKQGGRGSIYRAQLETGSSGKTRTVVLKALQGLGSPQEVKDFLGRIKFHQDLGRHENLVELVGCCVDKLPLYMIMEDMSLGDLLTFLWTCRKDVMAMDGIPYDFTERQVYEVGQQVAAALAYLEEKQLFHGDIAARNILLHPNFSAKLCGLGLAYETHSRGATSVTRGVPVKWQAPERLLRKPPSIKADVWSFGILLYEMITLGAPPYPEVPPPDILSHLQRQNIMKQPSLCQQAMYSIMKSCWQWDAANRPSPAQLLWSLETAVKSSNGHTVLQVPEPVVPELYADIAGVDVHSVVREYTIL